A region from the Drosophila mauritiana strain mau12 chromosome 2L, ASM438214v1, whole genome shotgun sequence genome encodes:
- the LOC117150390 gene encoding uncharacterized protein LOC117150390 — protein sequence MGNTSSKGESDASEPPLEGGKPHKQHQQHKSSDASHNGVPDVGGSHNNLMVTQAQGSMTRSASGADVTEKYLTQLVPVEKLAEILREQTSSKLGINGIVADVFVSQVFPQYADLGQRLFNLMHSNSKATTKHLGAVAFRQQCERFLGIMDDSKTLECYIKMYAQEENPDQIDKTGVTRLLHICYTIAMQHSGNAVLCPAINRTFGSVTKSIFLCHDSMSLGYVCRWFEQNLMRLVLLVHKYCVHTLSTAYRGLEQQNQSCGIELQTPVLEQRNPFTDTTDFSGGSTRDMDSLMPLSQAWLLAGALPPLYSKPQTVTPPATKGNNNVSASTAVQIFKDKLSMMPSHWTLLYNSNEHGVGANRFLHHVLGYRGPTLVLLHTKDEQTYCVASPSEWKETHLFVGGEGSCVIQLLPKFVILEKKPNILYLNTSIRGYPKGLRAGADPRKPIIAVDEHFENIDCKGLAAGLMSIEVWGCGDKSSREVQLDIKKWQIKEAERQRTVKLTAADWMDHPDRYLLELGGRQNYNN from the exons ATGGGCAACACGAGTTCCAAGGGCGAGTCGGACGCCAGTGAGCCACCCCTGGAGGGGGGCAAGCCGCAcaagcagcatcagcagcacaaGTCCAGTGATGCCTCCCACAACGGAGTCCCTGACGTGGGCGGCAGCCACAACAATCTAATGGTGACGCAGGCGCAGGGCTCGATGACCAGGTCGGCATCTGGCGCGGATGTCACCGAGAAGTACCTCACCCAGCTGGTGCCGGTGGAGAAGCTAGCCGAGATTCTCAGGGAGCAGACGTCGTCCAAACTGGGCATTAATGGCATTGTGGCAGATGTCTTTGTG TCACAAGTCTTTCCGCAGTACGCCGACCTGGGACAGCGGCTGTTCAACCTGATGCACTCCAACTCCAAGGCCACAACGAAACATCTGGGCGCCGTTGCTTTCCGACAGCAGTGCGAACGCTTTTTGGGCATCATGGATGATTCGAAGACGCTGGAGTGTTACATTAAGATGTACGCCCAGGAGGAGAATCCGGACCAAATTGACAAGACGGGAGTGACGCGGTTGCTCCACATCTGCTACACCATTGCCATGCAGCACTCGGGCAACGCCGTGCTGTGCCCGGCCATCAACCGCACGTTCGGTTCGGTGACCAAATCCATTTTCCTGTGCCACGACAGTATGAGTCTGGGCTACGTTTGCCGCTGGTTCGAGCAGAACCTGATGCGGCTGGTGCTTCTCGTGCACAAGTACTGTGTGCACACTTTGTCAACCGCTTATCGTGGTCTAGAGCAGCAGAACCAGTCCTGCGGCATTGAGTTACAGACTCCGGTGCTTGAGCAACGTAATCCATTCACAGATACCACCGACTTTAGTGGTGGTAGCACGAGGGACATGGATTCGCTGATGCCGCTCTCGCAAGCTTGGCTGCTGGCTGGAGCTCTGCCGCCACTCTACTCCAAGCCCCAAACCGTGACTCCGCCGGCCACAAAGGGAAACAACAATGTCAGCGCGTCCACAGCGGTACAGATTTTCAAGGACAAGTTGTCGATGATGCCGTCACACTGGACACTGCTGTACAACTCCAATGAGCATGGCGTGGGTGCCAACCGGTTTCTGCACCACGTCCTCGGCTATCGGGGTCCAACACTGGTCCTGCTGCACACCAAGGATGAACAGACGTATTGCGTGGCCTCACCCAGTGAGTGGAAGGAAACGCATCTGTTCGTGGGCGGCGAGGGCAGCTGTGTTATCCAGCTGCTGCCCAA GTTTGTGATACTGGAAAAAAAGCCCAACATTCTTTACCTTAACACCAGCATACGCGGCTATCCGAAGGGCTTACGTGCCGGCGCCGATCCGCGAAAACCCATTATAGCAGTCGACGAGCATTTCGAGAATATTGACTGCAAGGGACTGGCGGCTGGGCTCATGTCCATCGAG GTGTGGGGCTGCGGCGACAAATCATCACGTGAAGTGCAATTGGACATCAAGAAGTGGCAGATCAAGGAGGCCGAACGGCAGAGGACAGTGAAGCTCACGGCCGCCGACTGGATGGACCATCCGGATCGATATCTCCTCGAGCTGGGCGGCAGGCAGAACTATAACAATTGA
- the LOC117150609 gene encoding DNA-binding protein RFXANK gives MVAPANTIQNNANSDDDEGVRSAPTSMLVLDAKRKSAFLPYRPQSTVLTNLQRGNTEATFCPVEVSLSFHERAGQGEITEEQVAAERARQQDIDFKDAHGFTALHWAASYGQLVSVQLLVAAGANVNTMAPDLISPLLLAAAGGHNEIVRFLLEHGADSGHMDIVGSTALMYAAAGNHPHTCNELLAKDLDLSATNEDGDTAYSLAVEHGAHLAQALLEQYMTAIITAGAFGSI, from the coding sequence ATGGTGGCACCAGCAAACACAATCCAAAATAACGCGAATTCCGACGACGATGAGGGCGTGCGGTCGGCGCCCACCTCCATGCTGGTACTGGACGCCAAGCGGAAGAGCGCCTTCCTGCCGTACCGCCCCCAGTCCACCGTGCTGACCAATTTGCAGCGCGGCAACACAGAGGCAACCTTTTGCCCCGTTGAAGTTTCGCTCTCCTTTCACGAACGCGCTGGCCAAGGCGAGATCACGGAGGAGCAAGTGGCAGCTGAAAGAGCGCGTCAGCAGGACATTGATTTCAAGGATGCACATGGCTTCACGGCTCTACATTGGGCAGCATCCTACGGTCAACTGGTTTCCGTCCAGCTCCTCGTCGCGGCTGGTGCCAATGTAAACACTATGGCTCCAGATTTGATTAGTCCTCTACTCCTAGCTGCCGCCGGTGGGCATAACGAGATCGTCCGCTTCTTGCTGGAACACGGCGCTGATTCGGGTCACATGGACATCGTTGGGAGCACGGCGCTTATGTACGCAGCGGCCGGCAATCATCCGCATACGTGCAACGAGCTTCTGGCCAAAGATTTGGATCTAAGTGCCACCAACGAGGACGGAGACACGGCCTACTCGCTGGCCGTAGAGCACGGGGCTCATCTGGCGCAGGCGCTACTGGAGCAGTACATGACGGCCATAATTACGGCGGGAGCCTTCGGTAGTATTTAA
- the LOC117150531 gene encoding zinc finger CCCH-type with G patch domain-containing protein has translation MEEYEAQLLVVEQALENAADDAQRQELLALKNNLQELLDLTRDTGDEAPTDELPQQDNDLDDELQRLKSELSDLEAAGSSQTALDEERQLADLRTKYTAMVGEKCSAPHEHSWGTCYHNALICGVDDEVVINREGVLDARLRVLFTNPTHREMLPCSYYLEGECRFDEAKCRFSHGALVTGSSIRKYNPPDFHKLSRSRPVFALLPDRLWHRGRVLCVNFVEQVCRVRLDGQDHKERERDFKFEELYPLTTDQDEDDELSSEESTSSMRDASSDEAESDMDDLEEARRARMVELSLFTFKPTDRLGAWEEFTRGIGSKLMEKMGYIHGTGLGSDGRGIVTPVSAQILPQGRSLDACMELREAANGDKDYFSVERKLKRAQRRQRKADEKAYVRESQRVDVFTFLNDRVLGPGESTQQSEQVAKKAKTNELQQHSTKTLNVETVRIADEIRRKQRDMAKVKQSLERNSGDAQLQKRLQVQMQSHKQELATLQAQERSLSKEQQTRKSKNKMFEF, from the exons atggaAGAATACGAAGCACAA TTGCTCGTTGTGGAGCAGGCATTGGAAAATGCCGCGGATGATGCGCAACGCCAGGAACTTTTGGCCTTAAAGAACAATCTGCAGGAGCTGTTGGACCTCACTCGGGACACAGGAGATGAAGCACCAACCGATGAATTACCTCAGCAAGACAACGATCTGGACGACGAGCTGCAGCGGCTCAAAAGCGAACTTAGCGACCTAGAGGCGGCAGGCTCCTCGCAAACCGCGTTGGATGAAGAACGCCAGCTGGCTGACTTGCGAACCAAGTACACTGCCATGGTGGGCGAGAAGTGCTCCGCTCCACACGAGCACAGTTGGGGCACCTGCTACCACAATGCCCTCATCTGCGGTGTGGACGACGAGGTGGTTATAAACAGGGAAGGCGTCTTGGATGCTCGACTAAGGGTTCTTTTTACAAATCCCACGCATCGAGAAATGCTGCCCTGTTCGTATTACCTCGAAGGAGAGTGCCGTTTTGATGAGGCCAAGTGTCGCTTTTCCCATGGCGCCCTTGTCACCGGTAGCTCCATTAGGAAATACAATCCACCCGATTTCCACAAACTCTCCCGCAGTCGTCCAGTTTTTGCCCTGCTACCGGATCGATTGTGGCACCGAGGTCGTGTCCTTTGCGTTAATTTCGTCGAGCAGGTATGCCGCGTCCGATTGGATGGGCAGGATCACAAGGAGCGGGAAAGAGACTTCAAGTTCGAAGAACTGTATCCACTGACCACCGATCAGGATGAGGATGACGAGCTCTCCAGTGAGGAGAGCACCTCCAGCATGAGAGACGCCAGCAGTGACGAGGCGGAGTCCGATATGGATGATCTGGAGGAAGCTAGAAGAGCCCGCATGGTCGAGTTAAGTTTGTTTACCTTTAAACCGACAGATCGGCTGGGAGCCTGGGAGGAGTTCACACGG GGCATTGGCTCTAAGCTTATGGAGAAAATGGGTTACATCCATGGTACGGGTCTCGGCTCAGATGGAAGGGGAATCGTCACCCCGGTAAGCGCCCAGATACTTCCCCAGGGTCGATCTCTAGacgcctgcatggagctgcgtGAAGCCGCTAACGGGGACAAGGATTATTTTAGCGTGGAACGAAAGCTAAAGCGCGCCCAGCGACGACAGCGAAAGGCTGATGAGAAGGCCTACGTCCGTGAATCGCAACGTGTGGATGTCTTTACATTCCTAAACGACAGGGTTTTGGGGCCTGGAGAAAGCACTCAGCAGAGCGAGCAAGTGGCCAAGAAAGCTAAGACCAACGAGTTACAGCAGCACTCAACCAAAACTCTTAACGTGGAAACAGTGCGTATTGCTGATGAAATCCGCCGAAAGCAAAGAGATATGGCCAAGGTTAAACAGTCTCTGGAGCGGAATTCTGGAGATGCGCAGCTCCAGAAGCGACTACAAGTGCAGATGCAAAGCCACAAACAGGAGCTAGCCACGCTGCAGGCACAGGAACGAAGTTTGAGCAAGGAACAGCAGACGCGTAAGAGCAAGAATAAAATGTTTGAGTTTTAA